A window from Dioscorea cayenensis subsp. rotundata cultivar TDr96_F1 chromosome 10, TDr96_F1_v2_PseudoChromosome.rev07_lg8_w22 25.fasta, whole genome shotgun sequence encodes these proteins:
- the LOC120270146 gene encoding LOW QUALITY PROTEIN: urease-like (The sequence of the model RefSeq protein was modified relative to this genomic sequence to represent the inferred CDS: inserted 2 bases in 1 codon; deleted 1 base in 1 codon) yields MRLAPREVEKLALHQAGFLAQKRLARGLRLNYTEAVALIATQILEFVRDGDKSVAELMDIGKWLLGRRQVLPAVPHLLDCVQVEGTFLDGTKLITIPDPIACDNGNLELALHGSFFPVPSLDKFVVDGADCVPGKFICRCDEKIILNVGRKIVRLKVVNKADRPIQIGSHYHFIEVNPYLVFDRRKAYGMRLNICAGTTTRFEPGDAKYVTVVSIGGDKIIRGGNGIVDGPVDYSKLDEVMEYVKVKGFGNEEEPDASEGVIENSFHMMAAIILFEIIEVSHEDYANKYGPTSGDKIKLGDTELYAEIERDFAVYGDECVFGAGKVVRDGMGQAAGYPTSACLDTVITNAVIIDYTGIYKADIGIKDGYIIAIGKAGNPDIMDGVSGDMIVGVSTEVIAGEGMIVTAGGIDCHVHFICPQLAQEAIASGITTLVGGGTGPADGTRATTCTTSPCHMQLMLQSTDDLPVNIGFTGKGNSAKPEGLTEIVKAGAMGLKLQEDWGSTPAAINNCLTVAEIFDIQVNIHTDTLNESGCVEHTIDAFKERTIHTCHSEGAGGGHAPDIIKVCGVKNALPSSTNPTRPFTSNTVDEHLGMLMVSRHLDKNIKEDVAFAESHIRAETIAAEDILHDMGAISIITSGSQGMGRVGEVITRTWQTADKMKVQRGRSIEPNGCEXNDNFESKRYIAKYTINPAIANGFSNYVGSVEIGKIADLVMWKPSFFGAKPEMVIKGGVIAWANMGDPNASIPTPEPVMMRPMFGAFGKAASVNSIAFVSKLAKEADVGTKYGLKKRVEAVGNVRRLTKLDMKLNDALPKISVDPESYTVTADGEILKCDPASSVPLCRNYFLF; encoded by the exons ATGAGGTTGGCACCGAGAGAGGTTGAGAAGTTGGCCCTGCACCAGGCTGGGTTTCTTGCACAGAAGCGCTTGGCTCGCGGCCTCCGCCTCAATTACACCGAGGCTGTCGCTCTTATAGCAACTCAG ATTCTGGAGTTTGTTCGTGATGGCGACAAGTCTGTTGCAGAGTTAATGGACATCGGGAAATGGCTTCTTGGGAG GCGACAAGTTCTTCCAGCTGTTCCACATCTTCTAGATTGCGTTCAG GTTGAGGGCACGTTCTTGGATGGAACGAAGCTGATCACCATACCTGATCCTATTGCATGTGATAATGGCAATCTGGAGCTGGCATTACATGGCTCATTTTTTCCTG TTCCTTCACTTGATAAATTTGTGGTGGATGGTGCTGATTGTGTTCCTGGTAAATTCATATGTCGATGTGATGAGAAGATCATCCTGAATGTGGGACGTAAGATTGTTAGATTGAAAGTTGTAAACAAGGCAGACAGGCCTATtcag ATAGGAAGCCATTATCACTTTATTGAGGTGAACCCCTACCTGGTTTTTGATAGAAGAAAAGCTTATGGTATGCGGTTAAATATATGTGCAGGGACTACTACTCGTTTTGAG CCAGGGGATGCCAAATATGTGACCGTCGTCAGCATTGGAGGGGATAAAATTATTAGAGGTGGAAATGGTATTGTGGATGGCCCTGTTGATTATTCCAAGCTTGATGAAGTGATGGAATATGTCAAAGTTAAAGGGTTTGGGAATGAAGAAGAACCAGATGCAAG TGAAGGTGTTATTGAGAATTCATTCCACATGATGGCAGCCATTATCCTCTTTGAAATTATAGAAGTTTCACACGAAGACTATGCAAATAAGTATGGGCCCACTAGTGGGGATAAGATAAAGCTT GGCGACACTGAATTATATGCAGAAATTGAAAGGGATTTTGCAGTGTATGGTGATGAATGTGTATTTGGAGCTGGAAAAGTTGTGCGTGATGGAATGGGACAGGCAGCAGGCTATCCAACCTCGGCATGCTTAGATACTGTTATCACCAATGCCGTAATTATTGACTATACAGGAATATACAAGGCTGATATTGGGATCAAAGACGGATATATTATTGCTATTGGAAAGGCTGGAAACCCTGATATCATGGATGGCGTTTCAGGAGATATGATTGTTGGG GTTAGCACTGAAGTTATTGCAGGCGAAGGCATGATTGTAACTGCTGGAGGCATAGATTGTCATGTGCACTTCATATGTCCTCAGTTGGCACAAGAGGCTATAGCAAGTG GTATCACTACACTTGTGGGAGGTGGGACAGGACCTGCGGATGGAACTCGTGCCACTACTTGCACAACATCCCCATGTCATATGCAGTTAATGCTGCAGTCAACTGATGACCTGCCAGTCAATATCGGATTCACTGGCAAG GGAAATAGTGCCAAACCAGAAGGATTAACTGAAATTGTCAAGGCAGGTGCTATGGGTTTAAAGCTTCAAGAGGACTGGGGAAGCACTCCTGCTGCTATAAATAATTGTTTGACAGTTGCTGAGATATTTGACATTCAA GTTAACATCCATACAGACACTTTGAATGAATCTGGCTGCGTGGAACACACCATTGATGCCTTTAAGGAAAGAACAATTCACACTTGTCACAG TGAAGGTGCTGGTGGTGGTCATGCTCCGGATATTATCAAAGTTTGTGGTGTGAAAAATGCATTGCCTTCATCAACAAATCCAACCCGACCTTTTACTTCAAATACTGTGGATGAGCACCTTGGCATGCTG ATGGTATCCCGCCACCTTGATAAAAACATCAAGGAAGATGTGGCCTTTGCAGAGTCTCATATACGCGCTGAAACAATTGCGGCAGAAGACATCTTGCATGATATGGGTGCCATTAGTATTATAACTTCTGGTTCACAGGGTATGGGCCGTGTTGGAGag GTAATCACTCGAACATGGCAAACAGCTGACAAGATGAAGGTGCAGAGAGGAAGATCAATTGAACCAAATGGGTGTGA AAACGACAACTTCGAATCAAAGCGCTATATAGCAAAATATACCATAAATCCAGCTATAGCTAATGGATTTTCTAATTATGTGGGTTCTGTTGAG ATTGGGAAAATTGCTGATCTTGTCATGTGGAAACCTTCTTTCTTTGGTGCCAAACCAGAAATGGTGATCAAAGGTGGTGTGATTGCATGGGCCAACATGGGTGATCCAAATGCTAGTATTCCTACACCTGAACCG GTAATGATGAGGCCGATGTTTGGTGCATTTGGAAAGGCTGCAAGCGTTAACTCTATTGCTTTTGTGAGCAAG CTTGCGAAAGAAGCCGATGTAGGAACCAAGTATGGTCTCAAAAAGCGGGTGGAAGCTGTCGGTAATGTTCGCAGGCTTACAAAGCTCGACATGAAGCTCAATGACGCTCTCCCGAAGATCAGTGTCGATCCCGAATCCTACACGGTGACAGCTGATGGAGAGATTCTCAAATGTGATCCAGCCTCATCAGTCCCCTTGTGCAGAAACTACTTCCTCTTTTGA